CGATCATCAACGAACTATATTTAACATGACATGCAGGTACTAAGGTAAATTCCCCGAGACAAAATGAGCGACAGAGGTCTATCGGACGAgttggtggcggcggcgtgtaAAGATGGAGACCCCATTACCAAGGTAAGGATGGTTGTTTTCGTCGTTTTGACGCGAGAGTTAAGTTTTTTTCTGGTCTGTCAAACCTTATGACTTGGGGTCGGCCATACCCCATTTCTCGGTGACAGGATGTCTGCGTCCAATATCGGACACGGCCAATGTTGTCGCGTGCATGTCACACAGACCTGCCTCTTTTTGAAATAAAAGTGCAATTTATTTGTGTAGGGTTATGACGATCGTGTTTGTTTAGTCGTACAAAAGAGGTCAACATTTTGACAAGTAGGCAGGCGGCAAGTGGGAGTTAGCATTACGAAGCTAACTTAAGTGACAGGCCAGCTAGCCTAGCACTTGTTAGACTTAAAAAGAGAATAACTTCGAAATATTCGCCAAACTCTCAACATCGCCGGTACAATTTTTACACATTAATAACAGGATCACAATTCCACAGTTCTCGCGACATCATTCTAGCAAGTTGGAgcagtgtgacttttttttaattatgtcaatagtttaaaaaaaatctgttcttgCAATGCTCCGACTTTGTTTTTGTAACGTTTCTTTCATAGATGTATCACTATATTCTAATAACTTCGTTTCTGAGACGTactcatttttttccagcagtCTTTCAACTTTATTCCTCGAGCATGTTTCTTGTAATAGTGTGACTTTTTTCTCCTAACATAAGAACTTAATTCTGGCTACAGTACGACTTTTAAtggttgaactttttttctgaaactgtATGAAAAATGTCATGTAACATTTTAAACTTTACTCATGAAACTGTTGTACTTTCAGTATTCCTACTTCTTTGTCCTACCATTCTTTTTGTAATATTGTGACTTTCCTCTTGATGCTCTTGATTTTGTCCCTTTATTTTcacgacatttttttctgacaatatTACAAGTATTCCTACTCTGTAAATTCACAACTTCTTTGCTGAGGTCTTCTCAGCTTTGCTCTATTCGGGGGTTAACAATTTGAAAGAGCCTTGTCCAATTTTAAGGCTTGCTACCTTGCAATTTGTCactccgcgcgcacacacacatacacggacATAGAAGTGGGAATAGTTGTTGGTTCTATGTGTACATTCACACAGAGATGCTATTTGGCCACATGCCATTTTTCACAGGCTCGTGTCAgaatatgacattttgtttgcctCTGTTTTTCCACTCCTCCTTTGAAAAAGATTCAGTTGGTCCTCTCCTTGTATATGAAGTTCATAAAAACTCAATTCCTTTTTGTCGTGTAGGATTTCATGATGCAGCAGACGATGCTGCGAGTCAAGGATCCAGTTAAATCCTTGGATTTCTACACCAGGATCCTCGGCATGACGTGCGTATTAATTCAACAGGTCCTCGTTTGAATGAACCTCTCTGAGTTCAATGTTACGCCGGACACAATTTCTGCCCAGTCTGTTGCAGAGATTCGACTTCCCCTCCATGCGCTTCTCCCTCTTCTTCCTGGGATATGAAGACAAGAATGAGATCCCCGCCGACGTGAAGGAGCGCACTTCCTGGACTTTCTCCCGCAGGGCCACCATCGAGTTGACGCAGTAAGGGTGActgtaaattgtattttttatttttttgagagagagagaagcacaCGACTTGTGGCACCATCACTCTAACACTCCTTGTGGTTTGAAATAGGCTCCATAGGTCCTGGCAGCTTGAGTAGCTTGGGTTTCCtccatttttgtttcatgttgcgCCTCTTTTCTAGTAACTGGGGTTCGGAGTCTGATGAAAGCCAGTCATACCACAACGGAAACTCGGATCCACGTGGCTTCGGTAAGTTTGGGCATCATTGAAGCAAGAGCATTTCAAACTACTAACGCAAATCATTGTTAAgattttaagacttttttttttgtcccatccGAAAAAATTCATGTAGCAAATACGCtattgcaaaataaaattattaagTGTGTTGAcggtgcttttttaaaaaaaagtagtgtccctctgttcatttttattttttggtacaGGTGAGGCAAGGTGATGTCGGCAAAATAGTTGCAGCTTGGAAAACGCATGCCGCGGTTTTCCAACAGCTAGAGAAAGCACCGATTTTTACTCCTTTTTTTGTCGATGAATGCGTTCGTGCAGTCTGTGTCTTAGCAGATATGAGTCACTTCTTTGAATAGAAactaaagaaaaagcaaaaacactttGATTTGTGTTCACGTTACTTTCGAACAGGGCACATCGGCATCGCGGTGCCAGACGTCAACCAGGCCTGTAAGCTGTTCGAAGAGCAAGGCGTCACCTTCGTCAAGAAACCAGACGACGGTGAGATGTTTGAAATTGACTTGATAACGGTGTTTCCCGCGATCTTCATTGTGCCTGTGTGCatattttacttttcaaaaatcTCAGGCcaccaaataaaatgtcacgaaagtacaaaaacgtttatgttgttggatttttattctttttttttaatcttccagGTAAAATGAAAGGACTGGCCTTCATTCAGGACCCCGATGGCTACTGGATCGAGATCCTGAGCCCCAACAATATGATTTCCATcacctcctaaaaaaaaaagtgatgggaGCGGTTTCATGGAGTTTACGGGAAGCGTTTAGTTGTGGAGCACAGTGtgagaaaataatcaaaacgtcAAGTTGGAAGCATTCAAGCCGCTCCAGAATGATATTTAATGCATTTAGATTAAATGCATACATTTTTGTGTTCTgaaataaatttaatttgtgtgAAACAACAGAATGTAAATTGTGATAAGCTGCTGTTGGGAAGAAAAATGAGAGCTGGCGTTCAAATACAAATGAGAACATTTTCCTCTggtgcttttcaaaataaaatatataaccctttgctcttgttttgtattataccaagcagttttgttttgaaaaaaacatgtccGGATGGAGTGGTTGTTCTCTGTCTGCCTGCCCTGGTCCTGGTTTCGATCATTACTGATTTGCGACCGACGGGGTggaacaaaaacatgtctgACGTTCTGGTCGATTCCCCGACGCGCGTTACCAAGGCTTGGGTCGCTCTCAGAAGACTCGACAAAAACGGTTTGTAGTTTCACGTTCGGTGTTTTACTCAATTCAACAATCGAGAAATTTCCTCGCATTGGAGATCCGTGCTCGGTGCCGTCGTCATAGCAACCATCGGTTAGATCCCATGGTTTGTATTTACCTGTACTCATAATAAACAGTAAACCACGGGCATCGTTAAATGCAAATGGTTCTTAAAAGTTCTTTTTCGAGTAAGCAGTTAACGAAGAAAGTTTTTCTCCATGCTCCAAGTCACCAGCTGCATTTGATTGGCAAGTGCTCTTGTCGACCCAACAAGACCAGTGAAGGGGTTTCCGATGGGAATGCTGTTCCAAAGACGGCACGTCATCCGGATTTGGACTAAATGCATAGTCAATCTAAATGAAAAAGAATTTTAACGTGAAAAACTGAGCGTGCTTCTTGTGACACGTGATGAATGTCCATGTTCATGTAGTACTAAGTAGAATTCAAAATGGTCATGAATGGTGTATCTTGCAGATGACAGAGTTGTGGCGCTGCGCGAGGTGTCAATTCCTCAGGCGGTCGACACGTCCTCCATCATACAGGTGCCCCCGCCCCTTGTTTTTATGTTGCTTTTGActgcaacgcacacacacatactacaGTCAGACTAAGGCGTCTTCACCTGTTCTCATCCTCTCCAGATCATCGCCTCCTCCTTCAACCTGAACTCTTCAGATGTTGTATTCAAGGTAGGCTGCACACACGTCATAATATGTTTCGTATTTACTCAATCAATGACTTGGATGTGCGTTCAGATAAGAAACCAGCGTGGATGTCTGATCCCTCTGAACAGTTCCATCCCAGCAAACAGCAAGCACACGTATGTATTTGTTTCATCTTAATGCATGCACTTGGATTCACGCTTGAAGGGGGTATCCACACCCAGTTGCAATCAATCaagcacattttattcatagagcgattttcacacacaaaaaaagcagctcAAAGACATTGATTGGATGGCAGATTCTGATTCTCCGAAACCTGGATGTACTTTCGAGCATTGAcggtgccttcacagatgtgcaCCTTATGTTCTTCGTTGGCCCCCGGAGGACACAACGTCGGCAATTTCCccaaacaatttgaaatatgtactcgtcagaccacagaagaCCTTTCCACTCTGCATCAGTCCATCTTTGATGAGCTCGGGGCCCAGTGAAGCCTGTGGCGTTTGGGTGTAATatgttgcccacccctgctataTATGATCAAGACCAATGTTGTTTCTCTTCACAGGCCCTACTTGCTTGAGGTAGCCAAGATCTTTCAGCATGGTAACATCACACAAGACGCACATCATGAAAATATACTCATGAaaaatatatagagagagaaaatTTCTTAATGGGGCAGTCACCGCGTGCAGAATTTAAATATGATCATGAATGTAGAATCAACGTCATCACAATGACTCAGTTACCAACTAAACGGTCCAGGACAATAAGACCATGGATTTTGTGgaattcaacacacacacactagtgagCAGAGCAGTGTGTGGGATGTGCTCCATTTGCATGACtccaattgggggaaaaaatcacaaAGTGAAGGAAAAACGTTTTAAGAGTTTTATCATAATATTGGTATATGCACAAATGTCTGGTCACTTATAAGACGTCAGAATTTCATTACTATGctacatttttatgaagattgGGTGATTTTGATTAGGACACCAAAGGCACTTCATCATGATACTGACCCAAAGAtgcattgcatttatttattttacaatattattggattcaagttttgtttttcttttgtttttagtgCATCCCAACCCTAAAAGTATCCCCATGACTGTGATCAACAAGACCATGAAGACCAGACTGCACTCTGTCGACAAGAGGGTACGCGGCTGCCAATAATTCAGATGTGaaacattatctgaaatgtatGGGGATGCCCATGCCTACTCgggatggcgcccgagtaggcagccttttattattttatgttttatgtttattattttactttatgttaactgttttgttaagcgctttgttacagctgccgctgttgtgaaagcgctatataaatcggcatgtattgtattgtattgtattgtattgttgcaGATCCAGAGACTTGAGGAGCTTCTGCCTCAAATCAAATTGAGACGCAGTGAAAAACTGAACCAGGTAAATGACAACAATGTCATTTGTAGAtgattgtctctttttttttctttaatcatatgttcatattttcctttttcactGTGCTCTCAGGAGATTGAATGTCTGAACCAGAAGTTGATGTTTCTTCACAAGAGAATGCAGGTAAGCGAAGATTGCTTACACGAGAGGCGCTTCATTCAGTTAAGTGTCTAAAAAAATTTTGCCTGCTCCGTTATAGGTGGTAGACTCACTCACGTGGAAGGGAATGCTAGCCCGGGCGCCTCTGTGGTGAACCATCCACTGACACCTGTCAATCAAGTGGTCATGTCAAACATTAAAGATGGCCCAGCAAAGCTTactgtacattttctttttaaataaagatatTCTAGTTTCATTGTGTTGTGATTCTTTcaagtaataaataaatgcccAGTAAATTAAATAATTGGAATGTAAAACAattgcaagtggaaaaaaatattacattctCAATGTTCTTTTGCACTACATTAAAGTGAAATATAACTGgaaatatttatataatatatatcatATAAAGAATGAATTAATACAGTATTTCCATTTATCAATAGGTCAGGAATCACGGAATATTTAATTacataaatatgtattttataaatgtcaaacttttaaatgcttctttttaaaatagacaaaacactttttttttgcgcacagCTGCGTAGGCTCTTTTTGTGTTCTCATATAATCCCAAATATTGTACTGTAGGCGGTCATAACACATCCTAACACCTGCTTTTGAAACACCAACTCCCATCGTCCCTTGCGGCGCAGTGTCAAACATGGCACCCGTCGCGCGGACAAAAGGCGAATCTGTCTGACGGCGGGCTGAAGCCCAAATACAATCCAGAGAAGACGTTTTTTCGAGGAAAATTAACATCATACGGTTTGCCCAGGCTCCGTTGAGGCAACCTATAAGACCGCATGTTACAACTAAAATCTGTGGAGGACTGTCTACTGGAATAAGCAAGGTAAGTTACGAGGCACAGTTGTGTTACGCTCTCATTAGCCCGCTTGATTTCCTTCAATGCGTGAGGTGCTGGTGGCCGATCCCCGCTTTAAATAGCCGGCGGGCCTGCGATCTTTCGCCAGATGTTGAAATACAATCCCCCAAATTTGTACATCTTTGTCTCCCTCGGTTAGGTCAGAGTTCCGCTTTGATTCGGCACGTTTGCAATCCGTCTTGCTGCTGTGATTTGGGCGATTTAGGCATCTTCGTCAGCTACAAAACCGATGTAGACAATCACCGGTGGTTAGTTTTGCAGTGTATCAAGCAGGACAAAATCAGCAGTTTTTTTCCAATGGGCTTTTAGTGTCGGATGGAAAAGTTCCAAGttttaaggaattattccgctagaagtagtagtagaacattgttgaggaatttcatcttgctatgagaactattgacactagtctctgtcctgaacatctgccgAAGTActcaaaacaaagaatgtagtgtgaagtttagatcctattttcacttgtttaattaacagccccccgaggGTTTTTCTGCCTCCACCACCTTGTAAAAATCCccgaaggctgtcaagtgctctcaaagaggaaccctaatctcaagatctgtgaccagcagcagtggtctatactttgtcatcatatcaagatcgaactttgcttgaccttCTTTGTCTCTACTTTTTACTTAGTTAGGTTTAATGGTTATGGTGTTATTCCTCTCTGTTAGTTGTGTTAGTTCagacacttgaaaaaaaacaatgtacaatgcggttgaaggtatttcctgctcactgtttttacaatcacctttagtgccctcgacccccatcACTTTTAGGGCCCCCCTCCACAGGACATGTCTAAcgtcaaaagaggaactgttatctcaagtatctgtgttCCTACCATCACGCCAAAtggtgggtagtggtggtctggtctcacctcaccgctcccaacttcttccagccacgggggatttgcatgagaggcgtacctccccgcctctcattatcatattgtctctagataatctcatgaatgtgtttctttggGGCTTCCGAAAGAAATCTGAAACTCTCAGAAGCCCAAATCGATTTGTGTTGTGCTGTGATAAACTGAAAAAGTACGACGTGGTGTTGGGATTTTATTCCACATTACAGAGGTATAAAAGGACTTGTGTCCAAGGAGAGCAAGAAGCAAACGAAAAGCTGACTCTCCTCAACAATATGTAATATTTTTTCCTTCTCCACTCACAATTTACTCTTTGCCACGTAAGTGCCTTTTTTCCCTCCTTCCAGACGCAAAGAAGAACAACTTTAAATGTAAAGTAAACAGATTAGCAGTCCTGTCAAATTGACACATTGAcattcttgatttttatttatttattttttttacaatttgggGCCTTTTTGCTAATTTctaactatttttaaaaacttttttttgtgtctatttcacTGTGTTTCCCCTTTTCAATCACATGTTTTTACCATTGTCACAAACGTTCCTTGACTGTTTTTCCACAAAATCTCGGACAATTTTCAATAATTTCTGAACTTTAATGCCCCATTTTCACGAGTCTTTCCATTTTCACTCTTGATAGACGATTAGGACAGATTTATCACTATTTTAAATAGATTTTTATCATACTTATGAGTATGATAACAATATAAGAGAGATGAGTCAAATCGGGCACTTTGTAATGAATCATAAAATGGAGGCCATACGCAtgcaaaaatacttttaaatcGACTTCACTGTTGTCTTGTAGGATGTTCCAGCATTGTGAAGAGCCTCGCTTCACCATCGAACAGATCGACCTCCTCCAGAGGCTCAGGAGGACAGGCATCGGCCAGGCTGAGCTCTTCCATGCCCTGGACACTTTGGAGCACCTGGACCGTCCCCACAGGCACACCTCAAACCACCAAACCTCTTCCTACGCCCCGCCTTCGTATTCCACCGCGGCCACTCAGACAGTCTTGTCCGATAGCCGCCTATCGCCGACTAGCTTTGATGTCACCTTGCCTGTAGCCATGGCAACGGTAGCACAGACCAACGGGAAGATGTCGCCGCTGACCAGATTTCCTCTGGTGGGCGGTGGCGTGGTGGGCTTTGGGTTTGAGGCGGGCGATGATGACGTCGATGTGGATGAGAAAGTGGAAGACTTGATGAGGTAGGAGACACGGGGAACCATAACGACCGTTTTTGTGGCCGTTCGGGACCAACTAAAACGTGTGTGTGCTTTTAGGAGAGACAGCGGCGTCATGAAGGAGGAGATCAAGTGCTTCCTGGCCAGCAGGCGCATCTCCCAGGCCGTGGTCGCACAGGTGACGGGTGCGTGTCGCCCAAActcctcttcttccttcttcctcTAACTTGGCGGCTCAACGATCTCGGTCCTCTTGCAGGAATTAGTCAGAGCCACATATCCCACTGGTTGCTGCAGCAAGGATCCGACCTCAGCGAGCAGAAGAAACGAGCCTTCTTTAGATGGTATCAGCTGGAGAAGAGCAGCCCTGGTCAGAGCACACCCGTCCGTCTGTCCTGTCTGTGCTTGACTGTCTGTTTGTCGACCTCTGTGTCTGTGTCATTTCTGTCTCTCGAGAGTGCCTTGAAAAAATATTGGCCCTCCTCTCACATTCTTCCTCTCTCCATAGATTCCCCACTTTAATTTTTATTCACATCGGTTTCCATCAATCTGTTAGTCCATCGATTGGGCTGTCCGTCTATTcatctgtgccccccccccaaccccccaaaaaaacatggaatttaCCTCTGGCTCACcgtgcatccattttttttgtgtgtgtgtatttgttggaggaaaaaaaaactacaatgtgTAAATGTGCCCGCCTCATAACTGGCCACGCATAACTCTCCACTGACTCTGGAGGACGTGGTGATGGACTGGCACCAGGCCCCGCTGTAGTGTCTGTTTTATATTAATATTGTGTTAAACCACGTTAATAAATCATAGttgatagagaaaaaaaaaacggacatacGGTTGTCGAACAGAGAAATTAATACGTCAAACAAATGTGGAACCAAGAAGCTAAGTGTATATTAACGAAGCATGTTAGCCACCAACTTTTGATCTCCTCCAATAggtttcatttggacaaaacaaTCGATGCTTTTCCATATAATTTCATCAACGGCTTGACCTACGCAGCGAAGCGAGTACTGAAGTGCGTGTGCATTGTGGTTTCTGTTCTATGTTAAACGGTGTATGTTTGAAGGTAAAGAATACaaaccttgtacattccaatgTAGCTAGCGGGAGATGAGTATGGTTGCTATAGCTACACAATGGAATGTGGTTATCATAGCAAAGCAAGTTAGCTGTCCTGAAATGGTCATTGTTAAGATTAGCAGAACATAGCAAAGCAAGTTAGCTCTCCTGAAATGGTCATTGTTAAGATTAGCAGAACATAGCAAAGCAAGTTAGCTGTCCTTAAATGGTCATTGTTAAGATTAGCAGAACATAGCAAAGCAAGTTAGCTGTCCTTAAATGGTCATTGTTAAGATTAGCAAAATGCCTGTAGTCTGCCCAGCAAAAATCATCGCGAGGGCCACGCATACGGATATGGTTAAAGCCACAAGCAATCACACAAACCATTATAATCCATAAACCAAATTGTGAAGTAATTATAGATACCATTAAAATCTAGCTAACGAAGAAAGCCGCAGCCAATCAGAATTACACAACGCAGTACGACACCATTAAGTTAACAAACGATCGCAGAAACTAACCGATGAAATGAGAGGGGTTGCCCTTCATATCGCTATAAAATCTGTGTGTATTTCCGGGAGAATTCAGAGTTTtccgatgtgcacatctgtacctctccgggttttgattgaataaactcgTTTGTGACCAGCCTGCGCCTCGGCCTCTGGACTTAGTTTGTTTTCGGACTTCGACCGATCTCGGCTTCAAGCTCTTAGAAACTTCTGGTGTGTCCCCTGATCTGCGGCTCAACTAAGAAACCTCTCTTCGCTTCTTTTGTGTCGGCTCGCCGGATCCTTCAGCTGACGCCCGGGAAGAGGCGGAACGCCTCGGCGCGCCCCTGGTCTCCGGGAGAAGGCGTGGGGTCTGGCTCCGGTCCAACACATCACcgcccacattcacacttgCCCCGGGGGGCTTTCGCCTGCGCCGGGGGAACAGATTTACCTGGAGGAAAGAGTGTTTGGCCGTCATGGAGAGGTATCATTTACACAGATTGCTATACTGCTAAGTGACAGGAGACCTTTAATGatgatttgtatttgtgtgggtgtgcgcgcgCGAACGCTCGTGCAGCTACTTCAGTGACAATCAATATCCCGACGAGGCGAGGAGGGAGGAAATCTCCATGGCCTGCAACGCTGTCATTCAAAAACCAGGTGGGTCCATTCGCTTCGCCGATGTCCTCCTGCTGCTCGGCATCCAAAATGACAAGTGAGCACTTGCTGGGTGTGTTGTTCAGGGAAAAAGCTTCTGGACTTTGAGAAGGTGACGTCTCTGAAGGTGTACAACTGGTTCGCCAACCGCCGCAAGGACATCAAGAAGCGCGCCAACATTGGTAACGCTGTTGTCTGTCACccgccattttttaaatttttttttggatgttcGAAAGTTgtgagaagtgtgtgtgtgtgtgtgtttctcaaaGAAGCTGCCATCTTGGAGAACCACAGCATCGACGTCCAGAGTCCTGGAGGTCAGTCCAATGGCGATGAGGCGGACGCCAACGACGAGCAGGTAGTGTGTACAGCAACAAGAACCTTgcgtgcttgcttttttttttttcatgacaactACATTTTTGGAGATGTCCAATCAAtgtggagttttctttttttgggggggggggaggtaagTTCTTCTGATACCAGATCTTCTGAAATGGagggcttatttatttattacattgttATAGAGCAAATTTGAATCAGAAATGTCCCTAAAATTATTGTTGGGTGTGAGGGCCCTTGATAGTTCTTTGTAGCGCGATTTATGAATGATGATTGATGATGTGTTGGAGGAAAAAAGTCAGGGCCGATTCAGAACCAACATTTCtagaaacatttatttgcatttatttgcatcTCTATTATGAatatttagtttaaaaaaaaagttaaccagtgtcaaagttttatttatttattcacattggattatttttaaataattttttccTCGCCGACCTCCCAAGAAGTGCAGGATAACTGCAGGGTGTCATTTCCCACGGCAGGTTCCCACGTTGCTGCCCAGCTGGATGGCCGCCCTAAGCCGAGGGGGTGCGTCAGGGCCCCGGGGCTGCTCCCTGAACGGTCGCGCGCAGGCGTCGGGGCGTCGGCCGTCGTGGTCGCCGTCTTCGCCCCTCCAGGATGAGCAGAGTATGGAGAAGGGGGCTGCGGATGGAGCGGGCGGGGCGGCCTTCGCCTTGGTCGATCACATCAAGACAGAGGTGGTGGAAGACGACTGAAAGGAGGTGACGTCATCGTGTTCGTATGCAAATATTTGAGCAAAACCCGGATTACCTCCCACCACTTTCTGTCAGCCAACGTTATGATGAGAGTTCATAATGACTAAT
This Hippocampus zosterae strain Florida chromosome 4, ASM2543408v3, whole genome shotgun sequence DNA region includes the following protein-coding sequences:
- the glo1 gene encoding lactoylglutathione lyase → MSDRGLSDELVAAACKDGDPITKDFMMQQTMLRVKDPVKSLDFYTRILGMTLLQRFDFPSMRFSLFFLGYEDKNEIPADVKERTSWTFSRRATIELTHNWGSESDESQSYHNGNSDPRGFGHIGIAVPDVNQACKLFEEQGVTFVKKPDDGKMKGLAFIQDPDGYWIEILSPNNMISITS
- the LOC127599479 gene encoding homeobox-containing protein 1-like isoform X2; the encoded protein is MFQHCEEPRFTIEQIDLLQRLRRTGIGQAELFHALDTLEHLDRPHRHTSNHQTSSYAPPSYSTAATQTVLSDSRLSPTSFDVTLPVAMATVAQTNGKMSPLTRFPLVGGGVVGFGFEAGDDDVDVDEKVEDLMRRDSGVMKEEIKCFLASRRISQAVVAQVTGISQSHISHWLLQQGSDLSEQKKRAFFRWYQLEKSSPADAREEAERLGAPLVSGRRRGVWLRSNTSPPTFTLAPGGFRLRRGNRFTWRKECLAVMESYFSDNQYPDEARREEISMACNAVIQKPGKKLLDFEKVTSLKVYNWFANRRKDIKKRANIAAILENHSIDVQSPGGQSNGDEADANDEQVPTLLPSWMAALSRGGASGPRGCSLNGRAQASGRRPSWSPSSPLQDEQSMEKGAADGAGGAAFALVDHIKTEVVEDD
- the si:zfos-1056e6.1 gene encoding uncharacterized protein si:zfos-1056e6.1 isoform X2 — its product is MHTFLCSEINLICVKQQNVNCDKLLLGRKMRAGVQIQMRTFSSGAFQNKIYNPLLLFCIIPSSFVLKKTCPDGVVVLCLPALVLVSIITDLRPTGWNKNMSDVLVDSPTRVTKAWVALRRLDKNDDRVVALREVSIPQAVDTSSIIQIIASSFNLNSSDVVFKIRNQRGCLIPLNSSIPANSKHTCAPYVLRWPPEDTTSAISPNNLKYVLVRPQKTFPLCISPSLMSSGPSEACGVWV
- the LOC127599479 gene encoding homeobox-containing protein 1-like isoform X1, with protein sequence MFQHCEEPRFTIEQIDLLQRLRRTGIGQAELFHALDTLEHLDRPHRHTSNHQTSSYAPPSYSTAATQTVLSDSRLSPTSFDVTLPVAMATVAQTNGKMSPLTRFPLVGGGVVGFGFEAGDDDVDVDEKVEDLMRRDSGVMKEEIKCFLASRRISQAVVAQVTGISQSHISHWLLQQGSDLSEQKKRAFFRWYQLEKSSPADAREEAERLGAPLVSGRRRGVWLRSNTSPPTFTLAPGGFRLRRGNRFTWRKECLAVMESYFSDNQYPDEARREEISMACNAVIQKPGKKLLDFEKVTSLKVYNWFANRRKDIKKRANIEAAILENHSIDVQSPGGQSNGDEADANDEQVPTLLPSWMAALSRGGASGPRGCSLNGRAQASGRRPSWSPSSPLQDEQSMEKGAADGAGGAAFALVDHIKTEVVEDD
- the si:zfos-1056e6.1 gene encoding uncharacterized protein si:zfos-1056e6.1 isoform X1, giving the protein MSDVLVDSPTRVTKAWVALRRLDKNDDRVVALREVSIPQAVDTSSIIQIIASSFNLNSSDVVFKIRNQRGCLIPLNSSIPANSKHTPYLLEVAKIFQHVHPNPKSIPMTVINKTMKTRLHSVDKRIQRLEELLPQIKLRRSEKLNQEIECLNQKLMFLHKRMQVVDSLTWKGMLARAPLW